The sequence CCTGCAAACGGGTCTTCAGAAGTGTATTGAGCAATATCAAGCGCGGCTGCGACGGTTTGAGCAATCGCCTTCTCGCTCAGATCAGATGTAGATGCGCTGCCTTTCTTCTGGCCGCGATAAACAGTAATGCCTAGAGCACCATCACTATTAAATTCAACGTTTTCCACTTCACACATACGTGTTGAAACACTTAAACCCGTTGACTTAGTAATAGCGACCTCAGCTGCGTCTGCACTCACTGATGCCATATCCAACGCTTTAGCTACTGCGGCTTCTAGCTCAACTCTTTGCTGGGCGACTTGCTGTTTTACATCCATATCTATTCTAATTTTTTAGGTCAATATTACGTAGGATAACAAGAATTTCGCTTTCTCCCCAAGATTCTTGCTAAAATAGGCAATATATTCGTTTGAGATAGTGACATAGGCAGAAAAGATGGCTCGCAAAAACCAAAAAGCCCCATGGGAACCAGAAGAAGAAATCATCTGGGTAAGTAAGACTGAAATGAAAACGGACATGGACGCCCTGCAAAAGCTGGGAGAAGAGCTTGTTGAACTAAAGCCTTCTATTCTTGATAAGTTTCCTTTGTCTGAAGATCTGGCTTTAGCGATTAAAGATGCACAGCGCTTTAAAAATGAAGCAAAGCGCCGTCAGCTTCAATACATTGGTAAAGTAATGCGCAATGTAGATCCAGAGCCGATTCAAGCGGCTTTAGATAAGATTCGCAACAAACACTCTCAAGCAACAGTTGAACTGCACAAACTAGAGCAACTGCGTGACCGCGTTGTTGCTGAAGGCGATGCTGCCATTTCAGACGTGATGGATATGTACCCTGAAGCAGACCGTCAACGTCTTCGTCAGCTAGCTCGTCAAGCTAACAAAGAGAAAGCGGCAAATAAACCTGCTAAGTCTTCTCGTGAAATCTTCCAAATCTTAAAAGAGCTAAAGCTAGGCGACTAATTTTTGCCTCCCTTTACTCAGAAAGATAATAAAAGACCTAGCAGATGCTAGGTCTTTTTGTATTCGACGCTCTCAATATCAAAAAATGCTCAATATCGAGCTCAGTCGTTATTCTCCGGCTCGAACAAATGAACTCAATTCGCCTTGTGGGTGATCGACAGTTAGCGCGTCTATCGAGTCTTCGACTAAAACCTTACCCAGTGCCACAAACACAAACTTGTTCGCGATACTGCGCGCATCACCTAAGTGGTGTGTCACCATCAAAACAGTAATGTTTCGCTCTGCTGCTAATCGCTTAACTAAGCTCAGCATCTCTTCACGAAGCAAAGGATCAAGTGCAGAAAAGGGCTCATCAAGCAGCCAAATATCATGCGGCTGCACAAAACATCGAGCTAGCGCAACACGCTGACGTTGCCCCCCCGATAAGTGCTCAGGCAATCTATCCAAATACTCCGCGACCCCAACTTGTGCGGCAGCTTGCTCAACTTCGAGCTTTTGGGTTGCGGTAAGCTTTAACCCTGGATGCAGCCCTAAACCAATATTTTCACGCACGGTAAGATGGGCAAACAGATTATGTTCTTGGAACAGCATAGCCAATGGGCGTTGATGCGCCTCTTTACCTATCAAGGACTGCCCTGCTACCGAGATCTCACCCGATGTAGGCTCAATAAAACCAGCCACCAGCGCCAGCAGTGTGGATTTACCCGCACCACTCGGCCCCATCAATGCAACAATGTCGCCCTGCTCTGCTTGAAAATCAAAACGAAACAACTCTTGGTGATAGTGGTAGTCCACATCTTTCATCACTAACATCATCGGTTCCTTAACTTTTTAGCATTGAGATTTGAGGTTCGAGTAAATAAAAATTCAATCAGACTAAAACTGCCCACACTCAACAACAATAAACTCACTGACACCACTGCCGCCGCTTCCATTTGATAGCTGCCTAACAATTGGAATAGATACAAAGGCAGAGTTCTAAAGTCTTGGCTACCAAATAAGGCAATCGCACTTAAGTCGCCCATCGCTAGCATAAAACTGATTGAGAATGCGTGAGCCATAGGTTTACGCAGTGCGCGCCATTCCACTAGTCTGAATCGGGTGAACCCCGTCATCCCTAAACTCGCACACACATACTGATATTGCTGAGACAGGTGCAGCATAGGTTGAGCTAAGGTTTTAATCACATAAGGTAGTGCCATCAAGCTGTTCACGGCGATCACAATAAAGAAAGCCAAGCTGAACACATCGGTAAATGAACGCAACAATAAGAAGAGACCAGTACTGATCACTAGCCCCGGCGTCACTAAAATAATAGTGCCAATCAACTCGATTTTATCGGCTCTAAAATTCTTGTTCTGCAAGCGCCATGCACGACTGGTCAGCAATATCGCAATACCAATAAAAACGGCGATAACACTGGCCAAGGAAGCGACACGAACCGAAGTCATTAACGCTGCCCAAAACGGTTCACTGCTGAGCACAGTTAAAGCTTGTGAGTTAATACCACTAAAGATAACCATAGCTAAAGGCGGCAATACCAGCATTGAGACTACGATGATCCAAAAGCTATCCCAAGCTTTTGACCACCAGCTGTCCTTAACCAAATATTTCTCTTCCGACAGCTGACTGGCCGTCACTGAAATAGGTTTAGATAGGCGTTGAATACTCACCGCTAATACACCACACAACAGCATTTGCCATATTGCGAGTAACGCACCCGCTTGCAGGCCAAAATCGAATTTAATCGCTTGATAGATGGCTAGCTCGATAGTGGTCGATTTCGGGCCGCCGCCAAGAGCCATCACGGTAGCAAAGCTAGTAAAACACAACATGAAGACCAAACCACAAACATGTGGCAGTTGTTGCCTTAAACGCGGCCATTCGACCCATTTAAATTTATTCCAGTGACTCATACCCAAATGAGCACACAGCTTGTGCTGCTCGGCAGGCACGGTATCCAAAGCCTGTAAAAGCAGACGGCTAGCATAAGGCAAATTAAAGAAGACATGCGCGAGCAAAATGCCATTCAAACCATAAATCGAGAATGGCAATTCAATGTCGAAGTTAGCCAAAAATTTAGCTAACCAGCCACTGTTGCCATAAATCGCGAGCAAGCCAAATACACCGACCAACACAGGCAGAACCAAGGTCGACGCGAACAGCCTGAGCAACAGAGCTCGTCCAAAAAATTGCCTGCGACACAGAGCGTGCGCAATGGGTATAGCAAAGCCAACACTCAGTAAAGTTGAGAACGTCGCTTGATAAAAACTGAATTTCGTTACATGCCAATAGTAAGGGTCGGACCATACTTGGCTGATATCAAGAGAAGGGGCATTGCTAAGCAATGCCCCAACTGCTGAAACCACGAAGGCGGTAATGAGTATCGCAACCCAGATCCCGACCTTAGGTGTTCTCTTTATCATAAATTGATTTTTTACCGTAAATAGTTCGCTCAAAGTATATCGAACGAACCTTTAAATACAGAAAGCTAATTTTTTAAAATACGTTAAAAAGTAAGTGCACTCTGCCATTCACGGATCCAAGGCTTGCGCTTAGCGGCGATTTCTTCAGGCGTAAAGCTCAGAGCTTTCTGCGGTACCGTTAACTGCTCGAACCCTTTTGGTAGTTCGATGTCGGTCACTGGGTACATCCAGTTACCCGTTGGCATCGCTGATTGGAACTCGTCACTCAGGATAAATGCCATAAATTCATCAGCCAGCTTTTCGTTCTTGCTGCCTTTGACCTTAGCTGCCACTTCGACTTGAGTGTAATGACCTTCTTCAAAGCTTGCTGCTGCGTACTTAGAATCACTTTCTGCAATGATGTGGTAAGCCGGAGAAGTCGTGTAAGACAGGACTAAGTCCGACTCGCCTTCTAGGAACATAGAGTAAGCCTCAGACCAACCTTTAGTCACAGTAACCGTTTTCTGAGCGAGCTTCTTCCACGCGTCTGTCGCTTCATCACCATAAACAGACTTCATCCATAGCATCATGCCTTGACCTGGCGTTGAAGTACGTGGGTCTTGGTAGATAACCTTGAGGTCGTCACGCTGCTCAACCAATTCTTTCAAACTCTTAGGCGGATTTGCTAATTTCTCTTTGTTATAGATAAACGCAAAGTAACCAAAATCATAAGGAACAAAGGTACTGTCGTTCCAGCCGTTAGGAAGTGTCACTGATGACGTATCAACACTATGTTCAGCCAATAAGCCCGTCGCTTTCGCTTCAGCCATTAGATTATTATCTAGGCCTAACACGATGTCTGCTTTGCTATTACCACCTTCAAGACGCAAGCGGTTAAGAATAGACACGCCATCTTCTAGCGCGACAAAATTCACATCACAGCCACACTTTTCTTCAAATGCTTTCTCAACAGCAGGACGAGGGCCCCAATCCGCAGCAAAAGAATCATAGGTATATACAGTTAGAGTATTGTCTGCAGCAACGGCAGAAAAAGAGATGGCTGTAGTAACAGCAAGGGTTGTTAATGTGAATTTCACTGGACGCTCTCCATGGTCTGAGCGGCACAGGTTTGAGGGAGGAGAACGGTAGAAGTTGTTCCTAACTCAATTCCTACGCCAGCATTATCTGGTTCAGGTTTACGGGTCCCAAGCACTTGCTTGATCTCAGCTCGCATTCACTATTTGAATGGTTCGCTCCCCGATGAGTGTTCAGAATTGTAATTCGAATTTTAACAATAAGCTATCAAGTTTGGATCAATTACGTTGATCGTAACCCCAACGTGGCACTAAACCTTGCTCGATACCAAGATGATCCAGAATTCGCGCCACCATAAAATCGACCAGATCTTCGATCGACTTAGGTTGGTGATAAAAACCCGGAGCCGCAGGCATGATCGTGACGCCCATGGTCGAAAGTTTGTGCATGTTCTCTAAGTGCAACGTAGAAAATGGCGTCTCACGAACCACCAACAACAGCTGACCTCGCTCTTTCATAACCACATCTGCTGCTCGCTCGATCAGATTATCTGATAAGCCATGAGCAATTGAAGCCAAGCTTCCCGCTGAACATGGACAAACGACCATCTGCTTCGGCGCTGCAGAACCAGAGGCAACCGGTGAGAACCAATCATCTTTGCCACACACCACCAGCTTTTCTGGGGCGCAACCTAAATGCTTAACTAAAGCTTGTTTCGCAGCATCTGGCCCAGCAGGTAACTTAAGTTCATGCTCTGTCGCCAACACCACTCGCGCTGCCGACGATATCAGTAAATAGACCTGATAATCTGCCGCTAATAAGCATTCAAGTAAACGCAGTCCGTAAGGCGCACCAGATGCGCCAGTGAAAGCGAGGGTTATAGCTTTATCGTGTTTTGTCATGTTCTCAATTACTTCAAATTATAAGGTCTTGGATCCGTTAGCCCTTGAGTGCCAACGCATCCAACAGTTTCTGGTGAATACCACCAAAGCCACCATTACTCATTACCAAGATTTGGTCGCCCGCTTGTGCCTCTGAAACAATTTTAGCAACGAATGCATCCATGTCATCACTTACGTGCGCGGGTTGATGGCACGCATCGGCAACGTCTTGTACAGACCAATCAATGTTATCCGGTTGGAATAAGTAGGTAGAATCCGCCTGCTTGAGCGAATCAGCCAAGGTTTCTTTGTGCACACCGCGCTTCATGGTGGCGGAACGAGGCTCTAAAACGGCAATGATTTTCTTTGTGTCGACCTTATTACGTAAGCCACCGAGCGTAAGTTCAATCGCTGTAGGATGATGTGCAAAATCGTCATAGACAGAAACACCTGCTACTTCGCCTTTAAACTCTAAGCGACGCTTGGTATTAATGAACGTCGCCAGTGATTCGCACCCTAAGTCAGGCGTAACACCAACATGTCTTGCCGCCGCTATCGCCATCAGAGCATTGCTTACGTTATGATCGCCAACCAAATCCCAGTCTACGGTTCCAACACATTCGCCTTGGAAGAACACCTCAAATTTGGAACCATCTTTAACTAACTTCTTGGCATCCCAATCACCGAGTTCACCACTCGACTCAGTTTCACTCCAGCAACCACGAGATAACACATCTTGGATCGCGGTATCTTGCTTCGGTGAGAAAATACGACCATTGCTTGGCACTGTGCGAACCAAATGATGGAACTGTCGCTTGATCGCTTCAAGGTCATCAAAGATATCTGCATGGTCGAATTCGAGATTGTTCATCACTAACGTTCTTGGGTGGTAATGAACAAACTTAGATCGTTTATCAAAAAAAGCACTGTCGTATTCGTCGGCTTCAACCACGAAGAACATGCTTTCACCAAGGCGAGCAGAGATACCAAAGTTACCCAATACACCACCGACAAGGAAGCCCGGAGCGTAACCGCAATCTTCAAGGATCCAAGCCAGCATGCTCGATGTTGTGGTCTTACCATGCGTACCTGATACGGCCAGAACCCAACGGTCATGCAGTAAGAATTCTTGCAACCACTGCGGTCCTGATGTGTATCTAAGGTTGTTATCTAAGACATACTCAACGCACGGGTTGCCACGGCTCATCGCATTGCCAATGACCACCAAGTCAGGTCTTGGTTCTAATTGGCTCGGGTCGAACCCTTCAATAATCTCAATCCCCTGAGACTCCAACAAGGTGCTCATTGGAGGGTAAACATTCGCGTCACTACCAGTAACCTTGTGACCTAATTGACGAGCCAATACCGCAGCACCACCCATGAAGGTGCCACAAATTCCTAAGATATGAATATGCATATATTGCTTCCAAACGCTTGGCTAAATGAGCCATGTCTAAATCAAACTACTTGCACTCATTATCATTAAATGGCGATTAAAAGCGAGTCACAATGCAAAACAAATTTAGTCGACATAGTAAGTGAGATCTGTGTCGCTTAGTTCATTACCATTAAAAAGATCTAACCTTTAGAATTTAGGTAAGCGTCTAGATGAATAAAGCCCATATAAGAGGCTAATTCTAAAGTGCTCAAATCCCCCCTAATATTCAGAGAAGTTTAAGGAAATAACATGTCTGAGATGCGCACCCTTGGTGAATTCATTGTTGCAAAACAAAATGACTTCCCCCATGCAAGCGGTGATCTATCATCCCTTTTGTCATCAATTCGTCTTGCTGCGAAAATTGTTAACCGCGAAATTAACAAAGCAGGTCTTGTCGACATTACTGGCGCTGTTGGTACAGACAACGTTCAAGGTGAAGAGCAACAAAAGCTAGACCTATACGCGAACGACAAGTTTAAAGCTGCACTTGAAGCCCGAGACCAAGTTTGTGGTGTGGCGAGTGAAGAAGAAGACGAAGCCGTTGCCTTCAATAAAGAGCTCAACAAAAACGCAAAATACGTCGTGCTGATGGATCCACTTGATGGATCTTCAAACATTGATGTGAATGTATCGGTTGGTACAATTTTCTCTATCTACCGTCGAGTATCTCCGATTGGTACTCCGCCAACACAAGAAGATTTCCTACAACCTGGACACAAACAAGTTGCCGCAGGTTACGTAATTTACGGTTCTTCAACCATGCTTGTTTACACAACAGGCGCTGGCGTAAATGGCTTCACCTACGATCCATCACTGGGTACCTTCTGTCTATCTCATGAAAACATGATGATCCCTGATGAAGGCAAGATTTACTCGATCAACGAAGGTAACTACTTCCGCTTCCCAACGGGTGTTAAAAAGTACATTAAGTACTGCCAAGAAGATGAGCCGAGTGACAACCGCCCTTACACCTCTCGTTACATTGGTTCTCTAGTATCAGATTTCCACCGTAACCTGCTCAAAGGCGGTATCTACTTATACCCAAGCACACAAAGCCACCCTCAAGGTAAGCTGCGTTTGCTTTACGAGTGCAACCCAATTGCTTTCCTTATGGAACAGGCTGGTGGTATCGCTTCAGACGGTGTTCAACGTATCATGGATATCAAACCAACAGAGTTACACCAACGTGTACCTTTCTTTGTTGGTTCAACAGACATGGTTCGTAAAGTAGAAGAGTTTCTTGAACTTAACCAAGACTAATCCTCTCGTTTATTTCTCAAAATAACGCTATTAAAAAAGCCAGCATTCACATGCTGGCTTTTTGTTTGATCACTCAAAACACATAGCTACTGAGGGTTGTCCCGCTTACACCAGTCACCCGAAAGTATTTCTTTATTAGCTGTTAGATCAAGCTGATACAAATATACCCATACTAATCCAAATATAGTCTCTATTTGCTCGCGACGATACTCAACAGGAACATCTTCTAGCCGATCGAGCGACTCCAAAATTTCGTCGTTAATGATATAGACCTCGCCAGCGACACTTTTCTTTCCAAAAATCATCGCCGGATAGGCACCTAAATCAAAAAGGGCAAATGTATCTGGTGTATCAAAGCGCCCCAACAACTCACAATGCTGCAAATAGTGATGATTGGATTGGCCTTGTCTCAACGTGCCATAGACGAACACAAGATGCTGCATAAACCCTCCACAAGCCATTCACACCGGAGCTTCGATGAATGGCTGAAACATTATCTACTCAAACTCAAATTGATAAAGAAGGTCCACTGCACTGTCTAGACCTGATACGGCTTCAACATAGAGATCCTGCATCAGTCGGTAACGAACGGTAAACTCACCTAACGAGTTAAAGATACCCACGCCATACTTCACCTGTAAACCAGGCAGAATATAGCCACTTACCGTTACTTGCGAGTCATCCCCAGAACCTGCGGTATCCAGTTGTAAATCTTGCACACCAAACGCTTCGCCAATTTCGCCGACAACCTTACCGCTTTTCGCCAAGCTCAAGCCAATTAAGGTGGTAGTCATCGAACCGCTCGACTCACCATCAATATCTTGGCCACGCAAAATATAAGACAGCGCATTTGCTTGAGGCATCGCAGGGTCAGAATAAATCTCGATGGTCGGCTCTGTCGCCGGGCCAGTCACTCGAATACCGGCGGTCACGTCATCCTGTGTGTTGTCAGGGTTACGTATCGCGTTGATTGCTACGTATGGCTGATCCGGAGGACCATTCATTAGAATCTTACCCTCTTCGATCAACAGATCTTGTCCGAATGATTGGTAAGTACCATCGACGATGTTCACTTCACCGGTAATGAATGGGCCTTGATCTTTTTGAGCGACATTAAGCTTACCAACCAACTCACCTTCAAGGCCGAAAGCGGAAAGTTTAAAGTCATCACCAATTGAGATATTAATATTGGTCATCACATTGAATGGAATCGTGTCTTCGTTTTCTGGCTCAAGATCTTTATTCAAGATAACTTGATCAGAAGAGACGCCAACCGCTGACGGTGGTAAGTCTTCGACAACAATACGTCCCCAAGGCAATGCAATATCACCCGTAATTTTTGCAAGCTCAGGCGTGACATCAATGGTCATGTCAGGAACAACCTTAACCTTAACCATCGGTGGGATATCAACCATCAACTCGTCAGCAAAGACTCTCACGTTAGAGTGCCATGCTTGAAGATCCTGCCAGTCCCCGGAACCCTCAATATCAAGATGGCCATCCGGTGTTTCAACATTGGCATCCAACTTGGCGCTGTAGCCGTCAAAATCGAGGTCAATGCGGCCGCCTTTAATATCCACTGGCGTGACATCGCCTTTGACTTGAATACCATCAACAGAAAATTGACCAAAGACTTGAGGATGCATCAAAGAGCCTTTTACTTTTAAATCACTCTCAAGATCCGCCTTCAATAGGCTGTATTCACCAAGAATCGGCTGTAAGAAATCCAGATGGAATGTTGTCAGCTTAATTGCCGCATCAACCATTTTGTCTTCAGCGAGGATATCCGGTAGCGACACCGTACCAGACAGGTCGCCATTATCAGACACATCCAGTTTAAAATCGGCGTTCAGTTGGTTGTCTTTCAGCTGTGCATTTAATGCAACGCTTTCCCAACCTAATGTGATCGGCTCTCCAACTTGCTGAACAACCTGACCTTTCGGCATATCGACGCTAACCGTCACCTCCGGTTCACCTTGTTCCGACCACTTAGCATGAGCGGTCGCATTCACTAAGCCCTGTAGTTGTGTCTCTTTAGGCACAAAGGCTTTAATCTGTTCGAAGTCGAATTGGTTGATCGCCAATTTGGCCTCACCCGACTTCCCGACACGAACGTCTTCATCCAGACATACACTCGAATCCGATTGATTCCAACAGTGTGCTTGTACATCGGCAAACTGCTTATCGACATCCGCCTTAATCGCGACAGGTTGGTCTAATACCCAAGGTCCCTGTTGCGTGGTAATTTTGACTCTGTCTAACGACCCATCCCAAATAAGAGAAGGCTTTTGAATCAACTCACCGGAAATAGCTAAGCTTGTAGACACGATGTCGGATATCACATCAAGTGTCACGGTATGCTTCTTCTCACCACCACTCACCGTTAAGTCGATGCTCTCAACGCTTTGGTCTTGGTAGGTTAAGTTTTTGGCATTTAATACAAGATCAGCTTGAGCTTCAGGCAATGGCAGTGGCACCACAGAGCCATTGAGCGACAAGGATTCCAGTGTAGCCTCGCTATTCCAATCGACCTTATCAACATTTAAAGCAAGATCGACTTCAGGCTCTTTCGTTGGACCGCTCAGTTGGATGCTACCGATCACTCTGCCTTTCAACTCAGGAATACTTTTTGCGAGCTCAGGGAAGAAGATATCAACGCCCATGTCCCATTGCTTATCAAGCTCACCCAAAGCCTTAATCGAGTTAACACCGTGAGCTAAGCTCAAGCCGCTGGTTTTCAGTTTAGGTTCACCGCTCGCGCTGCGATCAGACGCTGACAACTGGCCTTCGATATCCAGAGGGTATTCTCGCAAGATCCCTTCTATATCTAACTTAGGCAGCTCAATTGCCCAACCACCCGCTTCGGTCAACTCACCCGAAGTGATGATGCTACCGCTAATATTACCTTCGGCTTCTGGCCACTGCAGGCCCGGTTGAATGTCTTTGAGCGTCACATCGGCTTGCCAATTAACGAGCTTCTTCCAGTTCGCTTTCACTACACCATTTAGTTCACCACCCAAGGTATTCAGTTTCAAGCGTTCAAGTTCAATCTGTTCCGTAGTCCCTTTGCCTTGCAGATCTATTGTTAAGGCCGGAATTTCCTTACCATCAGCCTCACCTTTAAGCTGCACATTAAAACCATCTAATGAGCCATCGGCTTTGAATTTCTCAATTGCAGCTTGGTAGTCACTTTTACCAGTAAGAGGCCATTGCGCTTTACCTCTCTCCAAAAGAAGGTCAAATGGCAGAGTTGGCTCTAAAGGTTGAATCTCCCCAGACAGTTTTGCCTCTATCAATTCAGAAAACTGAGACTCTAGGCTTAACTTAGCCACGCTGCCTTGTGCTTTCAGCGATAACTTCTGACCAGCAAGATCGGTTTCTTTCACCAAAGCATCTAAAGAAAGATCTAACGGGTAGCCCTCTTTAAGCTCAACCTTAGCCGCAAGGCTAGCGCTTGCTTGTGGCATATCGAGCTCTAGAGCGGAAACATCTACCGTATGTTTACCTGCTCGAGCTTCTAGCCCAAGGTGGTTCACTACAATTGGGGTTTCTTGTTCTAAGGTGAAACGGTTTAGGTCAAAACGCTCCAGTACAACCTGTAAAGGAATCCAGACTTCAGGTAGCTCGATCGCAGTTTTAGCGGTTGATTCTGGCTCTACTGTTTCGGTTTGCGGTTCTTCTGTCGACTCAGCAAGCTTAACCTTTAGGTCATTGAACAAGGTTGGCGACACCGTCAGCTTTTCACCCTGCATGCTCAGAGCGGTTGAGAACAAACCCCATTCGATCTCATGACCCAAGATATTCAGTTTGATATCAGACAAAGCGATGCGATTGATCACGATTGGTAGCGGTGTTTTCACCGATGTCACTGGCGGAGTCGGTTCTGTTTCTTCTGTAGAGGCAGGAGGCAATTCAGTAAATGCGAAGTCCAATCCTTGAATCGCCAAGCGGTCGACACACAACTTAGGATCGAGTAAGCAGCGAGGATTAATCGCCAAATTCAGCTTTTGAACCTTGGTGTCGATATGCAGGCTGTCATCTTTAAACTGAACATTATTAAGCGTAAAACTTGGGAACAGAGCCCCTTTGGTGCTTTCTACTTTAAGTTGTGGCAGTGCTTTTTCAGCGCCCCATAGCACTGTGTTCAATCCTGGATTGGTGAATAAAACAAAACCGAGCAGGGCTATCAACAACAGCAAAATAGACGTCAACGAAATTGACGTCCATTTAATGCATTTGCCCATCACTTTGATCATAATTCTGGCCCTAAACTAAAGTGCAGTTGGAACTCATCGCCTTTCTTCGCATCTAGACCCCAAGCAAAATCTAAACTCACAGGACCGACAGGCGATGCCCAACGAACCCCGACACCGGTACCATGTTTCCATTCAGGCTTGTCATTGAATGCATCACCAATATCGTAGAAAGCCGCCCCCCACCAATTACCAACCAAGCGGTATTGGTATTCAAACGAGCTGGTTGCAATGAATTTTGCACCCGTTAGTGCACCACTTTCATCACGAGGAGAGATAGATTCATAACCATAACCACGGATACTGTTGTCACCACCAGCAAAGAACCTCAGCGAGGGAGACAGTTTCTCAAATTCATCGGCAAAGTTTCCGCCGAATTGAAGTCGAGTTAAGCCACGGTGATTGTTACCGATGCTGCGAATCCATGCCGTTTGTCCTTGAAAACGCACGACTTTAGTTTCAGACAATAAGGTGTCATCGCCCGCTTCAACCATGATGGTTTGCTTGTCGCCCCACATTGGCATCGAGCCACCACGAGTTCGAGTTCGCGAAAAAGAGATACCCGGCAACACGAATTGCGCTAAGTCATCTTGCAGGCCTTGTTCATAGTTTTCGATCAAGTATCGAATGAACACTGTGCGT is a genomic window of Vibrio sp. FE10 containing:
- the tamB gene encoding autotransporter assembly complex protein TamB, whose translation is MIKVMGKCIKWTSISLTSILLLLIALLGFVLFTNPGLNTVLWGAEKALPQLKVESTKGALFPSFTLNNVQFKDDSLHIDTKVQKLNLAINPRCLLDPKLCVDRLAIQGLDFAFTELPPASTEETEPTPPVTSVKTPLPIVINRIALSDIKLNILGHEIEWGLFSTALSMQGEKLTVSPTLFNDLKVKLAESTEEPQTETVEPESTAKTAIELPEVWIPLQVVLERFDLNRFTLEQETPIVVNHLGLEARAGKHTVDVSALELDMPQASASLAAKVELKEGYPLDLSLDALVKETDLAGQKLSLKAQGSVAKLSLESQFSELIEAKLSGEIQPLEPTLPFDLLLERGKAQWPLTGKSDYQAAIEKFKADGSLDGFNVQLKGEADGKEIPALTIDLQGKGTTEQIELERLKLNTLGGELNGVVKANWKKLVNWQADVTLKDIQPGLQWPEAEGNISGSIITSGELTEAGGWAIELPKLDIEGILREYPLDIEGQLSASDRSASGEPKLKTSGLSLAHGVNSIKALGELDKQWDMGVDIFFPELAKSIPELKGRVIGSIQLSGPTKEPEVDLALNVDKVDWNSEATLESLSLNGSVVPLPLPEAQADLVLNAKNLTYQDQSVESIDLTVSGGEKKHTVTLDVISDIVSTSLAISGELIQKPSLIWDGSLDRVKITTQQGPWVLDQPVAIKADVDKQFADVQAHCWNQSDSSVCLDEDVRVGKSGEAKLAINQFDFEQIKAFVPKETQLQGLVNATAHAKWSEQGEPEVTVSVDMPKGQVVQQVGEPITLGWESVALNAQLKDNQLNADFKLDVSDNGDLSGTVSLPDILAEDKMVDAAIKLTTFHLDFLQPILGEYSLLKADLESDLKVKGSLMHPQVFGQFSVDGIQVKGDVTPVDIKGGRIDLDFDGYSAKLDANVETPDGHLDIEGSGDWQDLQAWHSNVRVFADELMVDIPPMVKVKVVPDMTIDVTPELAKITGDIALPWGRIVVEDLPPSAVGVSSDQVILNKDLEPENEDTIPFNVMTNINISIGDDFKLSAFGLEGELVGKLNVAQKDQGPFITGEVNIVDGTYQSFGQDLLIEEGKILMNGPPDQPYVAINAIRNPDNTQDDVTAGIRVTGPATEPTIEIYSDPAMPQANALSYILRGQDIDGESSGSMTTTLIGLSLAKSGKVVGEIGEAFGVQDLQLDTAGSGDDSQVTVSGYILPGLQVKYGVGIFNSLGEFTVRYRLMQDLYVEAVSGLDSAVDLLYQFEFE